From Methanoculleus oceani, a single genomic window includes:
- a CDS encoding DUF367 family protein, producing MIPLYAYRDDTCDPRKCTVKKLARRGLLRIVTSIAKIPRSTLLLDPTAEQAVSPADRHLPSITALDCSWEVLDTGAVASWRNRRALPFLVAANPVNFGRPFRLTSVEAMAAALYILGEREQAREILAPFGWGLRFFEVNADPLEDYSRAKDSAEVVALQALYM from the coding sequence ATGATACCGCTCTACGCCTACCGGGACGACACCTGCGACCCCCGGAAATGCACGGTGAAGAAACTGGCCCGGCGCGGGCTTCTCCGGATCGTCACGAGCATCGCGAAGATCCCCCGCTCGACCCTCCTCCTCGATCCGACCGCCGAGCAGGCGGTCTCTCCCGCCGACCGGCACCTCCCCTCGATAACGGCGCTCGACTGCTCCTGGGAGGTGCTCGATACCGGGGCCGTCGCCTCCTGGCGCAACCGCCGGGCGCTCCCGTTCCTGGTGGCTGCAAACCCCGTGAACTTCGGCCGGCCGTTCCGGCTGACCTCGGTGGAGGCGATGGCCGCGGCGCTCTACATCCTCGGGGAGAGGGAGCAGGCCCGGGAGATCCTTGCCCCGTTCGGGTGGGGGCTGCGCTTTTTTGAGGTGAACGCCGACCCCCTCGAGGACTATTCGCGGGCAAAGGACAGTGCCGAGGTCGTCGCCCTCCAGGCACTGTATATGTGA
- a CDS encoding PP2C family protein-serine/threonine phosphatase, with amino-acid sequence MAFSGYGDMFFVLLQMICVIMVVAYLITRTASFTRVLDGIFTWKSQAVLTLLFGALSIYGTESGITILGATANVRDLGPMVGGLACGPVVGLGAGLIGAAYRFSLGGFTAVPCATATILAGLFGGLIFLAAGRKFIGMHGAVLFAVGMETFHMGLTLLLCRPFEQALEVVEDVAFPMIIANATGVFIFAFIIGNLITERQTKAERDTYLSELERKKAELRIAHDIQMSFLPERLPEVPGIELAALSLPAKEVGGDFYDAFPLPGGRTALVIADVSGKGVPAALFMALSRTVLRANSLVPRSAREAVSEANMLIAEDAKSGMFVTLFYAVADPAKKTLTYVNAGHNPPLLFRSDGGRPLELKGTGIILGVMPDADYGEETVNLESGDIVLLYTDGITEAINPDEEQFGEKRLIETIAGCRDLSPAGIVEKVRDAVVKFSGDEPQFDDLTIMVLRVV; translated from the coding sequence ATGGCGTTCTCCGGCTACGGCGATATGTTCTTCGTGCTCCTGCAGATGATCTGCGTCATCATGGTGGTCGCCTACCTGATCACCCGGACGGCGTCGTTCACCCGGGTGCTCGACGGCATATTCACCTGGAAGAGCCAGGCGGTTCTCACCCTCCTCTTCGGGGCGCTCTCCATCTACGGCACCGAGAGCGGCATCACCATCCTCGGCGCCACCGCGAACGTCCGCGACCTCGGCCCCATGGTGGGGGGGCTCGCCTGCGGCCCGGTGGTGGGACTCGGCGCCGGCCTGATCGGCGCGGCGTACCGCTTCTCCCTCGGGGGATTCACCGCCGTCCCATGCGCGACCGCAACCATCCTCGCGGGCCTCTTCGGGGGGCTGATCTTCCTCGCCGCCGGGCGGAAGTTCATCGGGATGCATGGTGCGGTCCTCTTCGCCGTCGGTATGGAGACGTTCCACATGGGGCTCACCCTCCTCCTCTGCCGGCCGTTTGAGCAGGCGCTCGAGGTCGTCGAGGATGTGGCCTTCCCGATGATCATCGCCAACGCCACCGGGGTCTTCATCTTCGCGTTCATCATCGGGAACCTGATCACCGAGCGGCAGACGAAGGCGGAACGGGACACCTACCTCTCGGAACTCGAGCGGAAGAAGGCCGAACTCCGGATCGCGCACGACATCCAGATGAGTTTCCTCCCCGAACGGCTGCCTGAGGTTCCGGGCATCGAGCTCGCCGCCCTCTCGCTCCCGGCAAAGGAGGTCGGCGGGGACTTCTACGACGCCTTCCCCCTCCCCGGCGGGAGGACCGCCCTTGTCATCGCCGACGTCTCGGGGAAAGGCGTCCCTGCGGCGCTTTTCATGGCGCTCTCCCGGACGGTGCTGCGGGCGAACTCGCTGGTTCCCCGGAGCGCCCGCGAGGCCGTCAGCGAGGCCAACATGCTGATCGCCGAGGACGCGAAGTCAGGGATGTTCGTCACGCTCTTCTACGCGGTTGCCGACCCGGCCAAAAAGACGCTCACCTACGTCAACGCGGGACATAATCCGCCTCTCCTCTTCCGGTCGGACGGGGGCCGGCCGCTGGAACTGAAGGGAACCGGGATCATACTCGGGGTCATGCCGGATGCCGATTACGGTGAGGAGACCGTCAACCTCGAGAGCGGGGACATCGTCCTGCTCTACACCGACGGCATCACCGAGGCGATCAACCCCGACGAAGAGCAGTTCGGGGAGAAACGGCTGATCGAGACAATCGCGGGCTGCCGCGACCTCTCTCCCGCCGGGATCGTCGAGAAGGTTCGCGACGCGGTTGTGAAGTTCTCGGGCGACGAGCCGCAGTTCGACGACCTGACCATAATGGTTCTCCGGGTGGTCTGA
- a CDS encoding ATP-binding protein, producing the protein MAELIVRADLSALATIADFLTEALAGCGDDLIFAIQLAVDEACSNTILYGFPDGEPGTITVTCTADADAVRVTIADDGVPFDPLTAPSPLLDIPAEERPIGGLGVHFIRTVTDSVTYTREGGKNVLSMEKKRPASS; encoded by the coding sequence ATGGCGGAACTTATCGTGCGGGCGGATCTATCGGCACTCGCGACGATCGCCGACTTCCTTACCGAGGCGCTCGCCGGGTGCGGCGACGACCTGATCTTTGCGATCCAGCTCGCCGTGGACGAGGCCTGCAGCAACACCATCCTCTACGGGTTTCCCGACGGGGAACCCGGGACGATCACGGTCACCTGCACCGCCGACGCCGACGCCGTCCGCGTGACGATCGCCGACGACGGAGTTCCCTTCGACCCGCTCACCGCCCCGTCGCCGCTTCTCGACATCCCCGCGGAAGAACGGCCGATCGGGGGGCTCGGGGTCCACTTCATCCGGACGGTGACGGACAGCGTGACCTACACTCGCGAAGGCGGTAAGAACGTCCTCTCGATGGAAAAGAAGCGGCCGGCATCATCCTGA
- a CDS encoding nucleoside 2-deoxyribosyltransferase, producing MYVLVAPCIENPACRARGITTDEDLRHFRRAIERCRRFSVEMVPLPCPETIYLGADREPGSFLDRLATDEFAALLDRLESEVRAVVRERGEPPLAIVGVDSSPTCGVNATYYSSIKQPGRGAFLSRFPDIPAIDVKEFARYRVYLAAPLFSEAERAYNLTLRDLLEAHLFDVYLPQEVGDTSHTRCREEHRAIFAQHAAALQDADTVVAVIDGADADSGTSWEMGYAYALGRRIVALRTDFRVVGHHERVNLMLEESATVVTKKEDLPRVLGSLIKASG from the coding sequence ATGTACGTGCTCGTCGCTCCCTGCATCGAAAACCCCGCGTGCCGCGCCCGCGGGATTACAACCGATGAGGACCTCCGCCACTTCCGCCGGGCCATTGAGCGCTGCCGGCGCTTCTCAGTCGAGATGGTCCCGCTCCCCTGCCCGGAGACGATCTACCTCGGCGCCGACCGGGAACCGGGCTCGTTCCTTGATAGGCTCGCGACCGACGAGTTTGCCGCGCTCCTCGACCGACTCGAATCAGAGGTCCGTGCCGTCGTCCGCGAACGCGGGGAGCCGCCGCTCGCGATCGTCGGGGTGGACTCCTCTCCCACCTGCGGGGTGAACGCCACCTACTACTCGTCCATAAAACAGCCCGGACGCGGGGCGTTTCTTTCCCGGTTCCCGGATATCCCGGCAATCGACGTGAAGGAGTTCGCCCGCTACCGGGTCTACCTCGCCGCCCCGCTCTTCTCCGAGGCGGAGAGGGCCTACAACCTCACGCTCCGCGACCTCCTCGAAGCGCACCTCTTCGACGTCTACCTCCCCCAGGAGGTGGGGGACACGAGCCACACCCGGTGCCGGGAGGAGCACCGGGCCATCTTCGCGCAGCACGCCGCGGCGCTCCAGGATGCCGATACCGTCGTCGCGGTCATCGACGGGGCGGACGCCGATTCCGGGACCTCGTGGGAGATGGGGTACGCGTACGCTCTCGGTAGAAGGATTGTCGCGCTCCGCACCGACTTCCGGGTCGTCGGGCACCACGAGCGGGTCAACCTGATGCTCGAGGAGTCCGCGACCGTGGTCACGAAAAAAGAAGATCTGCCCCGGGTGCTCGGGTCGCTCATCAAGGCGTCAGGATGA